One Drosophila kikkawai strain 14028-0561.14 chromosome 3L, DkikHiC1v2, whole genome shotgun sequence genomic window carries:
- the LOC108077509 gene encoding microtubule-associated protein futsch isoform X4: MESKRSKKGRKTRPGQVAPAAANPQQQQQQQPHHPWDEVSLPGAGTTASEQPTILLINGLASDAQLEEKQIRAAALKLALDSNYIEAPQHPAAVPTTPGGSHLLDFESHLIESVSGEGSGVGIKELPPIEQELQQGTSKVGTDDAEPVIEVEPAGAKTKQLVETSAPAHQIAEVDETATPSEEVRRTAEQLVDEIEQELIQALSRDVDEAQQLHKDQIQREKEELNSLSKQVEVQLNELTGILKNKPQAEIVLELPTEEEQKPKPIVAAPNELKLVEVPTPKTEAEEQERQEFIDSLPQIEQNRLQGSGSDDTDAQRLSADCKREYYQSLKKYLLHSSQDKPPVPLQTYRWEDLKRAKERGGYPWTHLYKRPLGPDEQPEIVLLLRKSQELRFKSESPKSLKKVRYDEQVLVKETERYIQDLSEDEAVATTTDDSSESSSDSETESERDQHNEDALSECISCVSDSVLAVGGHARPRKTNRLAHIRDLIRRRRSGRTHEDAQSLPGNSANPSRQSSVHELAPPPGSLIPNTEKPLNTSKPKQGFEIMKKLKSLAERQKKRLNIKRITLKKEDKIVLGEQQKIMKLKASPKSDRGEIPHFIEKQDSDDVLELVEYDESPCRKRTKEELQEDQPSGSGSNRVPEPEEIIELPVAKTETEAPAVKITEPAEEKSEQAEELKSEQEVEEEADAESPPKKTPRLRREHVYEEIGRAETQEPVEQPIVELEALKKSLTRQDNLALDEIEAAKPVPLDRMGSSEEEQVTAGKPGALLAPLSSIDSTSSDEDRARKAQLSPVAEDSDEPMEISSDLRPTLKKEPSPAPSDKKVTFSHVEDEAEPHREDVDLPEDVLEAATNAAKWKNESDHEYEPVGGSSPAPSTQAELQLPMDIDAALSSAGTTPRTESRTDYEIHTSQVDSSALEELPLQPENRRKGFMASAQDRTKKMQDGIRQQAGKLRTRLQTKPKPKPVSGSPKAKAKERRRFKAPEFSKIKMPEIKRPDMSKLKDLKRPEFTKFNKPDMSKFKLPEKLSTLKLRRSKSFKENEGELPSEDTQENTGTTASPTQAQPAPKKKFEFNFGTYPRAFRKKKPEEPAPVAMESSLGTEGLSLSVIPSTETQPSQTSTSSPQGDRGPGPVRSRWADKFSDVSYNDSEGSRYRRYGSELESFDRESSLERRMKEDLEGTEDTASEAQPQPEMGILGAVADSKQFAEFDEENRAIHEISSKRSREFKRRPMVHQDSDLRSEDSRDAEGWTEKDIQKNKLLRKAELEAEAGFYKFHDLQDAQSTASSGKKVVMEPIDDDEFFLRKRGISEDNIQLRQYISEAIREGYDMPNALKHVGYSAEQVPAEFADYDVPPAKPRRLPRNYQPEFDSQEFQRSDYGDDLSMSQNGSEFTPKRPLRKARSRSKYSIEGSQDIPMADGGSSIQYFDDDEEYLRPPIRDQQAAVDSEQALNNLDIGGRAAAMIQEELEKERQKTRPQAPRRQKKRTRDDASVEKDADSFINGFGGRSVSNTFLQPHEDVIVYRTEHEYRHIPLATPDRFTDGASARTQRSEDDRTSRGADSLILDVHTKTRPELEDNEEGVPRTKSDEKFVIDMLESDGYAVVRKESLPKPTPPARRKKFTRSPGERFATLPSIRGSRGSPPPARPPPPQQYVPTEDSPVVPRRRSAASLVEIPQMIKSNYESQKVQPPEEEDDYEEPGALGRPESPRSNLQSGEIINKMKFRPLPPPPRPPREKRSARGGSQTLDSYDESEHVASSSQADSYDQGEFEVEVSTQTDPLPDDFVCEEFEITEDMKIIEPRRSNGSGNKTLEDLLRSVEAAQEPDEVDGARVLTEDEQLAKGLQRFRDANQRSMSERSRASSQADRSKSLSRPQTPSSAVVIERRVPTPSLSAGEDDAAVQASLIVRPISAADLEDDELRREEEELRREGLLSDSSVQSKSDVEEEDHGGEVVLSDYAASSADLDAAVEQLQQAQLESDYESRLEDDEVERTLRDNEYEDEKYSEQEEEEEIAKLEKELTEQELEEALEKELQEAMEKELSDYRQKEKEQELELAFSEEEPAASEIDYQQSEEEKATSELDYRQSEDEHPLSAEEHTLSEEERTLLSDTEQHLSEPEIPAVEETIQKSTASEPTEAEVELKFVATLPTEPAYGHEEEDEEQEPGVVPLPPPRRRSTTALEPTTAVSLTIAEHSSRELTPIQSVQSPPEPQLPSRLADLEVERLRVHALQAGQIQVSQLHGAQIKADDLQCKSGQLVVQNIELPPGFIDDIVERVQREQRTSLLTSETQTSRQPSSEPATSEKEQPIKPPRHSKLTEQAPPIANLDEQTQTETGLLPLPPPPTAYPTVEYLQSLAPLAFYNLQRSAEAEQAEASSAADRKAPHKCRRRHVAQEHLEEESGSELEEQLVERPRSRSRRSRTRSATQPPEDEYDEDQPKTVVQAGRQFISACSLELVNIINQLTHYVRGEAVEPQQAPRNVSALMVLFILITFGVLIFLLTGRQVHTHHWDYFNPPGNEGRQT; the protein is encoded by the exons ATGGAGTCCAAGCGCTCGAAAAAAGGACGTAAAACTCGACCGGGACAGGTCGCCCCAGCCGCCGCCAatcctcagcagcagcagcagcagcagcctcatcACCCCTGGGACGAAG TGTCGCTACCCGGCGCTGGAACCACCGCGAGTGAGCAGCCGACCATCCTTCTGATCAACGGCCTCGCCAGCGACGCCCAATTGGAGGAGAAACAGATCCGAGCGGCCGCCTTGAAGCTAGCCCTCGATAGCAACTACATCGAGGCACCTCAGCATCCCGCAGCAGTGCCCACTACTCCCGGTGGCTCGCACCTCCTCGACTTCGAGTCCCATCTCATCGAGAGCGTCTCTGGCGAAGGCAGCGGCGTTGGCATCAAGGAGCTGCCGCCCATCGAACAGGAACTGCAGCAGGGCACATCCAAGGTAGGCACCGATGACGCAGAGCCAGTGATCGAGGTCGAACCGGCTGGCGCCAAGACCAAGCAACTCGTCGAGACTTCAGCACCTGCTCACCAAATCGCCGAGGTCGACGAGACGGCCACTCCGTCGGAGGAAGTGCGTCGCACCGCCGAGCAGCTGGTGGATGAGATCGAACAGGAGCTGATCCAGGCACTCAGCAGGGATGTAGACGAGGCACAGCAGCTGCACAAGGACCAGATCCAACGCGAGAAGGAGGAGCTCAACTCACTCTCCAAGCAGGTGGAGGTGCAGTTAAACGAACTGACCGGCATCCTCAAGAACAAGCCCCAGGCGGAGATTGTCTTGGAGCTGCCAACGGAAGAGGAGCAGAAGCCAAAGCCAATTGTAGCCGCTCCCAACGAGCTGAAGCTCGTAGAGGTCCCCACGCCAAAGACCGAGgccgaggagcaggagcgTCAGGAGTTTATCGACTCCCTTCCCCAGATCGAGCAGAATCGCCTGCAGGGAAGCGGATCGGACGATACAGATGCCCAGCGACTCTCGGCGGACTGCAAGCGGGAGTACTACCAGTCGCTGAAGAAGTACCTGTTGCACAGCAGCCAGGACAAGCCACCAGTGCCACTCCAAACTTACCGTTGGGAGGATCTAAAGCGAGCCAAAGAACGG GGCGGCTACCCTTGGACTCATTTATACAAGCGACCTTTGGGACCCGACGAGCAGCCAGAgattgtgctgctgctgcgcaaGTCTCAGGAGCTGCGCTTCAAGTCCGAATCGCCCAAGTCCCTGAAGAAGGTGCGCTACGACGAGCAAGTACTGGtcaaggagaccgagagataCATCCAGGACTTGTCCGAGGACGAGGCGGTCGCCACCACCACAGACGACAGCAGCGAATCATCGTCCGACTCGGAGACCGAATCTGAACGCGACCAGCACAACGAGGACGCGCTTAGCGAGTGCATCTCCTGCGTGTCCGATTCCGTGCTAGCGGTTGGAGGACACGCCCGTCCCCGCAAGACAAATCGCCTGGCCCATATACGTGACCTGATCCGGCGCAGACGCAGTGGTCGCACCCACGAGGACGCCCAATCGTTGCCGGGCAACTCGGCCAATCCTAGTCGCCAGAGCAGCGTGCACGAGCTAGCCCCGCCGCCGGGATCTCTTATCCCCAACACCGAAAAGCCTTTGAACACCAGCAAGCCCAAGCAGGGATTCGAAATCATGAAGAAGCTGAAGAGTCTGGCTGAACGCCAGAAAAAGCGACTAAACATCAAGCGGATCACGCTGAAGAAGGAGGATAAGATCGTGCTGGGTGAGCAGCAGAAGATCATGAAGCTGAAGGCTTCGCCCAAATCCGATCGCGGTGAAATCCCACACTTCATCGAGAAGCAAGACTCCGACGATGTCCTAGAACTGGTGGAGTACGACGAGTCTCCCTGCCGCAAGCGCACCAAGGAGGAGCTCCAGGAGGATCAGCctagtggcagtggcagcaacaGAGTGCCTGAGCCAGAGGAGATCATAGAGCTACCGGTGGCCAAGACTGAGACGGAGGCGCCTGCTGTGAAAATAACCGAACCCGCGGAGGAAAAGTCGGAACAAGCCGAAGAACTAAAATCAGAACAAGAAGTCGAGGAAGAAGCTGATGCTGAATCTCCTCCTAAGAAGACACCTCGACTGCGTCGAGAGCATGTCTACGAGGAGATTGGCCGGGCCGAAACTCAAGAGCCAGTAGAGCAGCCCATTGTTGAACTGGAAGCCCTTAAAAAGTCCCTGACACGACAGGACAATCTAGCTCTCGATGAAATCGAGGCGGCCAAGCCCGTACCTCTGGACCGCATGGGCAGCAGCGAGGAAGAGCAGGTGACCGCCGGTAAGCCAGGCGCCTTGTTGGCCCCGCTTTCCTCCATCGACTCCACATCGTCCGACGAGGACCGTGCCCGCAAGGCGCAACTTTCGCCGGTAGCCGAGGATAGCGACGAACCTATGGAGATCAGTAGCGATTTGCGTCCAACGCTCAAGAAAGAACCCTCACCAGCGCCCTCGGACAAGAAGGTCACCTTTTCCCACGTCGAGGACGAGGCAGAGCCGCATCGCGAGGACGTCGACCTGCCCGAAGATGTCCTGGAGGCGGCCACAAACGCGGCAAAGTGGAAGAACGAGAG TGATCATGAATACGAGCCCGTGGGCGGATCCTCACCAGCGCCCAGCACCCAGGCCGAGCTGCAGCTGCCCATGGACATCGATGCAGCGCTCAGCTCGGCCGGCACCACGCCCCGCACCGAATCCCGCACAGACTATGAAATCCACACCAGCCAGGTGGACTCCAGCGCCCTGGAGGAGCTGCCACTGCAGCCGGAGAACCGGCGCAAGGGCTTCATGGCCTCGGCCCAGGACCGAACTAAGAAAATGCAGGATGGCATCCGCCAGCAGGCGGGTAAGCTCCGCACCAGGCTTCAGACCAAGCCAAAACCCAAGCCCGTTTCGGGAAGCCCCAAAGCAAAGGCCAAGGAAAGGAGACGCTTCAAGGCGCCCGAGTTCTCCAAGATCAAGATGCCCGAGATCAAGCGACCGGATATGTCAAAACTGAAGGATCTGAAGCGACCGGAGTTCACCAAGTTCAACAAGCCAGACATGTCCAAGTTCAAGCTCCCGGAGAAGTTATCCACGCTGAAGCTGCGGCGTAGCAAGAGCTTCAAGGAGAACGAGGGTGAGCTGCCCTCAGAGGACACCCAGGAGAACACCGGAACCACTGCATCCCCCACCCAAGCCCAACCTGCTCCCAAAAAGAAGTTTGAGTTCAACTTTGGCACCTATCCGCGGGCCTTCCGCAAAAAGAAGCCCGAGGAGCCGGCTCCCGTGGCCATGGAATCCTCTTTGGGCACAGAGGGACTCAGTTTGAGTGTGATTCCTAGCACGGAGACGCAGCCTTCGCAGACGTCCACTAGCTCACCTCAGGGCGATCGCGGACCAGGCCCTGTGCGCTCCCGTTGGGCGGACAAGTTCTCCGACGTGAGCTACAACGACAGCGAGGGATCTCGCTACCGGCGCTATGGCAGTGAGTTGGAAAGCTTCGACCGGGAGTCCTCGTTGGAGCGCCGCATGAAGGAGGATCTTGAGGGCACCGAGGACACAGCCAGCGAGGCGCAGCCGCAGCCGGAAATGGGCATCCTGGGCGCCGTGGCTGACAGTAAGCAGTTCGCTGAATTCGACGAAGAGAACCGTGCCATCCACGAGATCTCCAGCAAGCGGTCCCGAGAGTTCAAGCGCCGTCCCATGGTGCATCAGGACTCGGATCTCCGCTCCGAAGACAGCAGAGATGCCGAGGGCTGGACAGAGAAGGATATACAGAAGAACAAGCTGCTCCGCAAAGCCGAACTGGAGGCGGAGGCTGGCTTCTACAAGTTCCACGATCTGCAAGACGCACAATCCACGGCCAGCTCCGGCAAGAAGGTGGTCATGGAGCCcatcgacgacgacgagttCTTCCTGCGCAAGCGGGGCATCTCTGAGGACAACATCCAGCTGCGCCAGTACATCAGCGAGGCCATTCGCGAGGGCTACGACATGCCCAATGCCTTGAAGCATGTCGGCTACTCCGCGGAGCAGGTCCCGGCGGAGTTCGCGGACTACGATGTGCCTCCGGCCAAGCCACGTCGCCTGCCCCGTAACTACCAGCCGGAATTCGACTCGCAGGAGTTCCAGCGCAGCGATTACGGAGACGATCTCTCCATGTCGCAGAACGGCAGCGAGTTCACGCCGAAGCGACCGCTTCGGAAGGCCCGCAGTCGCAGCAAATACTCCATCGAGGGCAGCCAGGACATACCCATGGCGGATGGCGGCAGCAGCATTCAGTACTtcgacgatgacgaggagtACCTCCGACCCCCAATAAGGGATCAGCAGGCCGCTGTAGACTCAGAGCAGGCGCTCAATAACCTCGATATCGGCGGCAGGGCAGCGGCGATGATTCAGGAGGAGCTAGAGAAGGAGCGACAGAAGACCCGTCCGCAGGCACCGAGGCGCCAGAAGAAACGCACAAGGGACGACGCATCCGTGGAAAAGGATGCGGACTCGTTCATCAACGGCTTTGGTGGTAGATCAGTATCGAACACCTTTTTGCAGCCACACGAAGAT GTAATTGTTTATCGCACTGAACACGAATATCGTCACATACCGCTAGCCACGCCGGACAGATTTACGGACGGAGCTTCGGCGCGCACGCAGCGGTCCGAGGACGACCGCACATCGCGCGGCGCCGACTCCCTGATCCTGGACGTGCACACGAAGACGAGGCCCGAGCTGGAGGACAACGAGGAGGGGGTGCCGAGGACTAAGAGCGACGAGAAGTTCGTCATTGACATGCTGGAGAGCGATGG CTATGCGGTGGTTCGCAAGGAGTCGTTGCCCAAGCCCACGCCGCCAGCCCGCCGGAAGAAGTTCACCCGGTCGCCGGGCGAGCGTTTCGCCACGCTGCCCAGCATTCGCGGCTCTCGGGGATCCCCGCCGCCAGCTcgtccgccgccgccgcagcagtACGTGCCCACGGAGGACTCGCCGGTAGTGCCGCGTCGCAGATCCGCGGCCAGTCTGGTCGAGATCCCCCAGATGATCAAGTCGAA CTACGAGTCCCAGAAGGTGCAGccgccggaggaggaggatgactACGAGGAGCCGGGCGCCCTGGGGCGACCAGAGTCGCCGCGCTCCAATCTGCAGTCGGGCGAGATCATCAACAAGATGAAGTTCCGCccactgccgccgccaccgcgtCCTCCGCGTGAGAAACGCTCCGCGAGAGGTGGTAGCCAGACCCTGGACAGCTACGACGAAAGCGAACACGTGGCCAGCTCCAGCCAGGCAGATAGCTACGACCAGGGTGAGTTCGAAGTAGAGGTGTCCACGCAAACGGACCCGCTGCCCGATGACTTTGTCTGCGAGGAGTTCGAGATCACCGAGGACATGAAGATCATCGAGCCGCGTCGCTCCAACGGATCAGGCAACAAGACCCTGGAGGATCTGCTGCGCAGCGTTGAGGCCGCCCAGGAACCGGACGAGGTGGATGGCGCCCGAGTGCTGACCGAAGACGAGCAGCTGGCCAAGGGTCTGCAGAGATTCCGGGATGCCAACCAGCGCAGCATGTCGGAGCGATCTCGTGCATCTTCCCAAGCGGATCGCTCCAAGTCGCTGAGTCGTCCGCAGACGCCTTCGTCGGCGGTGGTGATCGAGCGGCGTGTGCCCACGCCCAGTCTGTCGGCTGGCGAGGATGATGCCGCTGTGCAGGCCTCTTTGATTGTGCGGCCCATCAGTGCCGCCGATCTCGAGGACGACGAACTGCggcgcgaggaggaggagctgcgaCGCGAGGGCTTGCTTTCGGACAGCTCTGTGCAGAGCAAGTCCGacgtggaggaggaggaccaTGGCGGTGAAGTGGTCCTGAGCGACTATGCGGCCAGTTCCGCAGACTTGGATGCGGCggtggagcagctgcagcaggctCAGTTGGAAAGCGACTACGAAAGCCGGCTGGAGGACGACGAGGTGGAGCGCACGCTGAGAGACAATGAGTACGAGGACGAAAAGTATTCGGagcaggaagaggaggaggaaatAGCTAAGCTGGAGAAGGAGCTCACAGAACAGGAACTGGAGGAAGCCCTCGAGAAGGAGCTACAAGAAGCCATGGAGAAGGAGCTATCCGACTACcggcaaaaggaaaaggagCAAGAGCTGGAGCTGGCATTCTCCGAAGAAGAGCCTGCCGCCTCCGAGATCGATTACCAGCAATCCGAAGAGGAAAAGGCTACCTCCGAGCTCGACTATCGTCAGTCCGAGGACGAGCATCCGCTCTCAGCGGAAGAACACACCCTTTCCGAAGAGGAGCGCACACTCCTATCCGACACCGAACAGCATCTGTCCGAACCCGAAATCCCAGCCGTTGAGGAGACCATTCAGAAGTCCACCGCCAGTGAACCCACCGAGGCCGAAGTAGAGCTCAAATTCGTAGCCACTTTGCCCACCGAACCCGCCTACGGTCATGAGGAAGAGGATGAGGAGCAAGAGCCTGGTGTGGTACCATTGCCACCACCGCGGCGCAGGTCCACTACCGCCCTGGAACCCACCACAGCCGTCAGTCTAACGATTGCCGAACACTCTAGCCGTGAACTCACGCCCATTCAATCGGTTCAATCCCCGCCAGAGCCGCAACTGCCGAGTCGCCTGGCGGACTTGGAAGTGGAACGATTGAGAGTCCATGCCCTGCAGGCTGGCCAAATCCAAGTGTCGCAGCTCCACGGCGCCCAGATCAAGGCCGACGATCTGCAGTGCAAGTCCGGGCAGTTGGTAGTCCAGAACATCGAGCTGCCGCCTGGATTTATTGACGACATTGTGGAGCGGGTGCAGCGGGAGCAGCGTACTTCGCTGCTGACCAGCGAGACGCAGACCAGCCGGCAGCCCAGCAGCGAACCCGCCACCTCCGAAAAGGAGCAGCCCATCAAGCCGCCACGCCACAGCAAGCTCACCGAGCAAGCGCCGCCTATCGCCAATCTCGACGAGCAGACTCAGACGGAGACGGgcctgctgccactgccaccgccGCCAACAGCATACCCGACCGTGGAGTACCTGCAGTCTCTGGCTCCACTGGCCTTCTACAATCTGCAGCGCAGCGCCGAGGCGGAGCAGGCAGAAGCCTCGTCCGCCGCAGATCGCAAGGCGCCGCACAAATGCCGACGACGCCACGTCGCCCAAGAGCACCTGGAGGAGGAGTCCGGTtcggagctggaggagcagctAGTGGAGCGCCCACGCTCCCGGTCGAGACGCTCGCGCACCAGGAGCGCCACACAGCCGCCGGAGGACGAGTACGACGAGGATCAGCCCAAGACGGTGGTACAGGCGGGCCGGCAATTCATCTCGGCCTGCAGCCTGGAGCTAGTCAACATCATCAACCAGCTGACGCACTATGTGCGCGGCGAGGCTGTGGAGCCGCAGCAGGCGCCACGCAACGTGTCCGCGCTAATGGTGCTCTTCATCCTGATCACGTTCGGTGTGCTGATCTTCCTGCTGACCGGGCGACAGGTGCACACGCATCACTGGGACTACTTCAATCCGCCCGGGAACGAGGGCAGGCAGACGTGA